GAATCGGCATGGTGCTGTTCTGTGCCCGCGAAGAGGCCCGGACCGTGCTCAACCGCATCCGTGGCTCGCGTGTAATCGGCAAGGTCGTGCGCGGCACTTTCGGCGTTGCGGTAATCTGACTCAGCAGGCACCGCACACAAGCATTCTGAATCAGTGACCGGACGTAGTGCTAGCCGCGCGGATGGAAAGTCCGATAGACTTCCCGAAGGTATTCCCGGTCAAGGTGAGTATAGACCTGCGTAGTGGAGATGTCGGCGTGGCCGAGCATTTCCTGCACTGCCCGCAGGTCGGCGCCGCCTTCAAGCAGATGCGTGGCGAATGAGTGCCGCAGGGTATGCGGCGTGACGCGACGTTTGATGCCGGCAAGTTGCACGCAGTGACGGAGTATCTTCCAGGCGCCCATCCTTGAGAGCGGTTTGCCCTGCCGGCTCGGAAACAACCAGTCGGTAACCCGCTTGCCGAGAAAGTGCGGTCTGGCCGCGTTCAGATATTCACGCACCGCATCCCGGGCGAACCGGCCCAGAGGCACGATTCGTTCCTTGGCCCGCTTCCCCATAACCCTAACATACCCGGTTTCAAGGTTGACATCGCCAAGTCGCAGCCCGACCAGTTCTGATATTCTGAGCCCGCACCCGTACAGAAGTTCGAGTATGGCCCGACCGCGCAATGCCCAGAACCGGTCCGGCACCTTCACCGGCGCCTGCATCAGCATGCCTGCTTCCTGCGTCGTGAGAGTATTGGGCAGACGTCTTGCCTGCTT
This sequence is a window from candidate division WOR-3 bacterium. Protein-coding genes within it:
- the xerD gene encoding site-specific tyrosine recombinase XerD; translation: MADAGRGSETLTGPGAQILERFASYLLVERSLVQKTVGFYLTDVSQFFQTRPQAAEHPEAVTRNDVQSYIGRLAALGLTPATIARKVSSLRMFYRYLTAELRLEADPTENLVVPKQARRLPNTLTTQEAGMLMQAPVKVPDRFWALRGRAILELLYGCGLRISELVGLRLGDVNLETGYVRVMGKRAKERIVPLGRFARDAVREYLNAARPHFLGKRVTDWLFPSRQGKPLSRMGAWKILRHCVQLAGIKRRVTPHTLRHSFATHLLEGGADLRAVQEMLGHADISTTQVYTHLDREYLREVYRTFHPRG